In Pedobacter sp. SL55, the following proteins share a genomic window:
- a CDS encoding cold shock domain-containing protein, producing the protein MAKSQATFSKKENEKKRLKKRNDKQEKREERQANKKSMSLEDMMAYVDENGNITSTPPDPNRKKKVINTEDIQISTARQEDLIDEDPVKKGTVTFFNESKGYGFIRNSETQESVFVHVNGLKTQIKEGDKVTFEVEKGQKGPTAVRVSTVK; encoded by the coding sequence ATGGCTAAATCTCAAGCAACTTTTAGTAAAAAAGAAAACGAGAAAAAACGATTAAAAAAGAGAAACGACAAACAAGAAAAGCGTGAAGAACGCCAAGCTAATAAAAAAAGCATGTCACTAGAAGACATGATGGCTTATGTAGATGAAAACGGAAACATCACTTCTACTCCACCAGATCCGAACAGAAAGAAAAAAGTAATCAATACAGAAGATATCCAAATCTCTACTGCCAGACAAGAAGATTTGATTGATGAAGACCCAGTTAAAAAAGGTACTGTTACTTTTTTTAACGAATCTAAAGGCTATGGTTTCATTAGAAATAGCGAAACTCAAGAAAGTGTTTTTGTACACGTTAACGGTTTAAAAACCCAAATCAAAGAAGGCGATAAAGTTACTTTCGAGGTTGAAAAAGGTCAAAAAGGACCAACTGCGGTTAGAGTTTCTACTGTCAAATAA
- a CDS encoding SIMPL domain-containing protein: protein MSLKEYLKDGNSKKKVDITTLETQLFNAVQKAGIAKENLTINNLSSWNYTTTKKKDPDFLASKQYRLKVSDLNKFNLILEGIDAKGILSTNIDGYDHSKLEILKKELKVKALLAAKEKATYMVEALGDKLGSVLDIQDLGDNNGGMMVPQYRNYAMKAEMAMDASQAPEIDFKKDKIELHG from the coding sequence ATTTCCCTAAAAGAATATTTAAAAGATGGCAACAGTAAGAAAAAAGTAGATATCACTACTTTAGAAACACAGTTATTTAATGCCGTACAAAAAGCAGGCATAGCTAAAGAAAATTTAACCATTAATAACTTAAGCAGCTGGAATTACACCACCACTAAGAAAAAAGACCCAGACTTTTTAGCCAGCAAACAATACCGTTTAAAAGTTAGCGATTTAAACAAATTTAACTTGATTTTAGAAGGTATTGATGCCAAAGGAATTTTAAGCACCAATATTGATGGCTACGACCATAGCAAACTTGAAATACTGAAAAAAGAACTAAAAGTAAAAGCTTTATTGGCAGCTAAAGAGAAAGCTACTTATATGGTAGAGGCTTTGGGCGATAAATTAGGTAGCGTATTAGACATACAAGACCTTGGCGATAACAATGGCGGTATGATGGTGCCACAATACAGAAACTACGCAATGAAAGCAGAAATGGCAATGGATGCAAGCCAAGCGCCAGAAATTGACTTTAAAAAAGATAAAATTGAGCTTCACGGTTAA